The Streptomyces sp. NBC_00236 DNA window GTGCTGGGTCTCACCAACGTCCCGGGTGCCGGCGACAACTTCCTGGTCGTCGACGAGGACCGTACGGCCCGTCAGATCGCCGAGAAGCGTGCCGCTCGTGAGCGCAACGCCAACTTCGCCCGCAAGGGTGTCCGGTTCTCCCTGGAGAACCTGGACGAGGCGCTCAAGGCCGGTCTGGTCCAGGAGCTCAACCTCATCATCAAGGGCGACGCGTCCGGTTCGGTGGAGGCTCTCGAGTCCTCGCTGCTCCAGCTCGACGTCGGTGAAGAGGTCGACATCCGGGTCCTGCACCGCGGTGTGGGTGCGGTCACCGAGTCGGACATCGACCTGGCGACCGGCTCCGACGCCATCGTGATCGGCTTCAACGTGCGCGCCGCAGGGCGTGCCGCGCAGATGGCCGACCGCGAAGGTGTGGACGTCCGGTACTACTCGGTCATCTACCAGGCGATCGAAGAGATCGAAGCGGCCCTCAAGGGCATGCTCAAGCCGGAGTACGAAGAGGTCGAGCTCGGCACGGCGGAGATCCGCGAGATCTTCCGCTCGTCCAAGCTGGGCAACATCGCCGGTGTGCTGGTCCGGTCCGGCGAGGTCAAGCGCAACACCAAGGCGCGCCTGCTGCGCGATGGCAAGGTCATCGCGGAGAACCTCAACATCTCCGGTCTGCGCCGCTTCAAGGACGACGTCACCGAGATCCGCGAAGGCTTCGAGGGCGGTATCAACCTCGGAAACTTCAACGACATCAAGATCGACGACGTCATCGCGACGTACGAGATGCGCGAGAAGCCGCGAGGCTGACCCGTACCTCAACAGTCGGGGCCGGTCGACGGGACGTATATCCGTCGATCGGCCCCGGCCGTTCCGTGTACGGTTCTTGTGTCCCTGCCAATCAACGGCGGGGCGCGAACCCGAACCGGCGGGACATCCGGACACACATGTATGTGGGGACACTGTCCTTCGATCTGCTTCTCGGCGACGTACGGTCGCTGAAGGAGAAGCGCTCCATAGTCCGTCCGATCGTTGCCGAGCTCCAGCGCAAGTACGCGGTGAGCGTGGCGGAGACGGGCGGGCAGGACCTCCATCGCAGGGCCGAGATCGGCCTCGCCGTGGTCTCCGGGGAAACCGGACACCTCACAGACGTACTCGACCGGTGCGAGCGGTTGGTCGCCGGCCGGCCGGAGGTGGAGCTGCTGTCCGTACGGCGGCGGCTGCACAGCGACGAAGACGATTGAGTAGGGCCGACCGGGAATCGGGGGGTGGGTGAAGGAGCGGGGCTTGGGTGCGTGCGGCTGCAAGGCGGAGGATTGAGCCATGGCGGAGCCATGGTGATTGACGACAACGCCGCAGACGCGCGTGCCCAGCCCCGCGACGCCGCCCCCGATTCCCGGTCGTCCCAAAGCGAGAAGGAGACGGACCAGTGGCCGACAACGCGCGGGCTAAGAAGCTGGCGGACCTCATCCAGGAGGTGGTCGCCGAGAAACTGCAGCGTGGGATCAAGGACCCCCGCCTGGGTACGCACGTGACCATCACGGACACCCGCGTCACCGGCGACCTGCGGGAGGCCACGGTCTTCTACACGGTCTACGGCGACGACGAGGACCGGGCGAGCGCGGCAGCCGGCCTGGAGAGCGCCAAGGGCATCCTGCGCTCCGCGGTCGGCTCGGCGGCGGGGACGAAGTTCACCCCCACGCTCTCCTTCGTGGCGGACGCGCTGCCGGAGAACGCCAAGGCGATCGAGGACCTCCTCGACCGCGCACGGGCCTCCGACGCCAAGGTGCGCGAGGCGTCCTCGGGCGCCACGTACGCGGGCGACGCGGACCCGTACCGCAAGCCGGAGGACGAGGACGAGGACTCACCTTCCGCATGACGCAGAACAAAACGCCGGACGGTCTGGTCATTGTTGACAAGCCGTCCGGCTTCACTTCGCACGACGTCGTCGCCAAGATGCGCGGCATCGCCCGGACCCGCCGGGTCGGCCACGCCGGCACGCTGGACCCGATGGCGACCGGCGTACTCGTGCTCGGCGTCGAGAAGGCCACCAAGCTCCTCGGCCATCTCGCGCTGACCGAGAAGGAGTACCTCGGTACGATCCGGCTCGGCCAGGACACGGTCACGGACGACGCGGAGGGCGAGATCACCTCGTCCACCGACGCCTCCGGTGTGACCCGCGAGGGCATCGACGCGGGGGTCGCCGCCCTGACCGGCGCCATCATGCAGGTGCCGTCCAAGGTCAGCGCCATCAAGATCGACGGCAAGCGGTCCTACGCACGGGTGCGCGGCGGCGAGGAGTTCGAGATCCCGGCCCGTCCGGTGACGATCTCGTCCTTCCAGGTCTACGACGTCCGCGAGGCGGTGGCCGAGGACGGTACCCCGGTGGTCGACCTGGTCGTCTCGGTGGTCTGTTCCTCCGGCACCTACATCCGGGCCATCGCCCGCGACCTCGGGGCCGGGCTCGGCGTGGGCGGGCATCTGACCGCC harbors:
- the truB gene encoding tRNA pseudouridine(55) synthase TruB; its protein translation is MTQNKTPDGLVIVDKPSGFTSHDVVAKMRGIARTRRVGHAGTLDPMATGVLVLGVEKATKLLGHLALTEKEYLGTIRLGQDTVTDDAEGEITSSTDASGVTREGIDAGVAALTGAIMQVPSKVSAIKIDGKRSYARVRGGEEFEIPARPVTISSFQVYDVREAVAEDGTPVVDLVVSVVCSSGTYIRAIARDLGAGLGVGGHLTALRRTRVGPYGLDAARTLDQHQEELVVMPVAEAADSAFPRWDVDERRAKLLLNGVRLDMPAYPPGPVAVFGPDGTFLVLVEEQKGKAKSLAVFA
- the rbfA gene encoding 30S ribosome-binding factor RbfA, which encodes MADNARAKKLADLIQEVVAEKLQRGIKDPRLGTHVTITDTRVTGDLREATVFYTVYGDDEDRASAAAGLESAKGILRSAVGSAAGTKFTPTLSFVADALPENAKAIEDLLDRARASDAKVREASSGATYAGDADPYRKPEDEDEDSPSA
- a CDS encoding DUF503 domain-containing protein; its protein translation is MYVGTLSFDLLLGDVRSLKEKRSIVRPIVAELQRKYAVSVAETGGQDLHRRAEIGLAVVSGETGHLTDVLDRCERLVAGRPEVELLSVRRRLHSDEDD